A region from the Candidatus Krumholzibacteriia bacterium genome encodes:
- a CDS encoding CIA30 family protein: protein LVIGSAMTVPPLVLDDFGDSLGVSTWGARWTGFTDRVMGGVSDMSVERHGDADTPHLHMTGEVRLENNGGFVQVALPLDGSGEPLDASAYRAIRLRVRGNGDGYYVHLRTDDTRRPWQHYAAPFEAPDTWTDVEIPFDRFTAQSLRAPLDTGALRRIGIVAAKQRMQADLSIASVELVP, encoded by the coding sequence CCTGGTGATCGGATCCGCCATGACCGTTCCCCCGCTCGTGCTCGACGATTTCGGAGATTCCCTGGGCGTGTCGACCTGGGGCGCGCGCTGGACCGGCTTCACGGACCGGGTCATGGGCGGGGTGAGCGACATGAGCGTGGAGCGCCACGGCGACGCCGACACCCCGCACCTGCACATGACCGGCGAGGTGCGCCTGGAGAACAACGGCGGCTTCGTGCAGGTCGCCCTGCCGCTGGACGGCAGTGGCGAGCCACTCGACGCGAGCGCGTACCGCGCCATTCGACTGCGGGTGCGCGGCAACGGCGACGGCTACTACGTGCACCTGCGCACCGACGACACCCGCCGCCCGTGGCAGCACTACGCGGCTCCCTTCGAGGCCCCGGACACCTGGACCGACGTCGAGATCCCCTTCGACCGCTTCACGGCCCAGTCGCTGCGCGCTCCGCTCGACACCGGTGCGCTGCGGCGGATCGGCATCGTGGCGGCCAAGCAGCGGATGCAGGCCGACCTGTCGATCGCCAGCGTCGAGCTCGTCCCCTGA
- a CDS encoding class I SAM-dependent methyltransferase, with protein sequence MVGTNALGHTPRTMSETSYTTIAAYYDEVFPPRPGPSRLVLDLLGERAPDATVVDVGCATGGLLHGLGDHIGRGIGVDADRELLRVARGHDHDLSLEFVRGDMAHLDDSPALQVVEADAITCFGNTLVHLTDEAELLAFLEWAEAHLAPGGFLAVQIVHYDRLLREGSTALPAIDTPRVHFERALDFDARPGLVEFRTELTVKDTGDRRVNTTFLRPLRARELVDLLHRAGFTRVDRFGSFDRDPLGDDSPAVVAAARR encoded by the coding sequence ATGGTCGGGACGAACGCGCTCGGCCACACTCCGCGCACCATGTCCGAGACCTCCTACACCACCATCGCGGCGTACTACGACGAGGTCTTCCCGCCGCGTCCGGGGCCGAGCCGGCTCGTGCTGGACCTGCTCGGCGAACGCGCGCCCGACGCCACCGTCGTGGACGTCGGGTGCGCCACCGGCGGGCTGCTGCACGGCCTGGGCGATCATATCGGACGCGGAATCGGCGTCGACGCCGACCGCGAGCTGCTGCGCGTGGCGCGGGGACACGATCACGACCTTTCGCTGGAGTTCGTCCGCGGCGACATGGCGCACCTCGACGACAGCCCGGCCCTGCAGGTGGTCGAGGCCGACGCGATCACCTGCTTCGGCAACACCCTCGTCCACCTGACCGACGAGGCGGAGCTGCTCGCCTTCCTGGAATGGGCCGAGGCCCACCTCGCGCCCGGCGGCTTCCTGGCGGTGCAGATCGTCCACTACGATCGGCTGCTGCGCGAGGGGTCGACGGCGCTGCCCGCCATCGACACGCCGCGCGTGCACTTCGAGCGCGCCCTCGACTTCGATGCGCGGCCGGGACTGGTGGAGTTCCGCACCGAACTCACCGTGAAGGACACGGGAGACCGCCGGGTCAACACGACCTTCCTGCGACCGCTGCGCGCACGGGAGCTCGTCGACCTGCTGCACCGCGCCGGCTTCACCCGTGTCGATCGCTTCGGCTCCTTCGACCGCGACCCGCTCGGGGACGACAGTCCGGCGGTGGTGGCCGCCGCACGGCGGTGA